From a region of the Calypte anna isolate BGI_N300 chromosome 4, bCalAnn1_v1.p, whole genome shotgun sequence genome:
- the NSDHL gene encoding LOW QUALITY PROTEIN: sterol-4-alpha-carboxylate 3-dehydrogenase, decarboxylating (The sequence of the model RefSeq protein was modified relative to this genomic sequence to represent the inferred CDS: deleted 1 base in 1 codon) — protein sequence MATHLRRAGKKCTVIGGSGFLGQHMVEQLLEKGYVVNVFDLQKRFDNDQVQFFLGDLCDKEALLPALQGVSVAFHCASPAPASDNRELFYRVNFLGTKAVIEACREAGVQKLVLTSSASVVFEGTDIKNGSEDLPYAKKPIDYYTETKILQEKEVLSANDPDNNFFTTALRPHGIFGPRDPQLVPILIQAAKSGKMKFIIGDGKNLVDFTYVENVVHGHILAAEKLQKDSPLCGKAFHITNDEPIPFWAFLSRILTGLNYDPPKYHIPYWLAYYLALFLSLVLWLLSPLVTIKATFTPMRVALAGTFHYYSCEEAKKAMGYRPVVTLDQAIARTLQSYPHLRRAQP from the exons ATGGCCACACACCTCAGAAGG gctGGCAAGAAGTGCACAGTGATTGGGGGGTCAGGATTCTTGGGCCAGCACATggtggagcagctcctggagaagGGTTATGTGGTCAATGTGTTTGACCTCCAGAAGAGGTTTGACAATGACCAAGTGCAGTTCTTCCTGGGAGACCTCTGTGACAAAGAG GCcttgctcccagctctgcagggggtGTCTGTGGCTTTTCACTGTGCATCCCCAGCACCTGCCAGTGACAACAGGGAACTCTTCTACAGGGTGAACTTTCTGGGGACCAAAGCAGTCATTGAAGCCTGCAGAGAAGCTGGGGTGCAG AAGCTGGTGTTAACTAGCAGTGCCAGTGTGGTTTTTGAGGGCACAGACATAAAAAATGGATCAGAAGATCTCCCctatgcaaaaaaacccattgaCTATTACACAGAGACCAAGATCCTCCAGGAGAAG gaAGTGCTCAGTGCCAATGACCCAGACAACAACTTTTTCACAACTGCTCTTCGTCCCCATGGAATATTTGGTCCCAGAGACCCTCAGCTGGTTCCCATCCTCATCCAGGCAGCTAAGAGTGGCAAAATGAAGTTCATCATTGG GGATGGAAAGAACTTGGTAGATTTTACTTATGTGGAAAACGTGGTCCATGGGCACATCCTGGCTGCTGAAAAGCTTCAGAAAGACTCTCCCCTCTGTGGGAAG GCATTTCACATCACAAATGATGAACCAATTCCTTTCTGGGCTTTCCTGTCCCGAATCTTGACTGGCTTGAACTACGAC CCCCCCAAGTATCACATTCCCTACTGGCTGGCTTATTACCTGGCCCTCTTCCTGTCCCTGGTGCTCTGGCTCCTGAGTCCCCTGGTCACCATCAAGGCCACTTTCACCCCCATGAGGGTGGCATTAGCTGGGACATTTCACTACTATAGCTGTGAAGAGGCCAAGAAGGCCATGGGCTACAGACCAGTGGTCACCTTGGATCAGGCAATAGCCAGGACCCTGCAGAGCTACCCCCACCTCCGCAGGGCTCAGCCCTGA